Proteins encoded in a region of the Phoenix dactylifera cultivar Barhee BC4 chromosome 3, palm_55x_up_171113_PBpolish2nd_filt_p, whole genome shotgun sequence genome:
- the LOC103704089 gene encoding laccase-24-like, with product MARLVFILGIALALVASMADAAVVERTFRVGNLTVSRLCESTVINAVNGRLPGPTLDVREGDTVVVHVINDSPYNITIHWHGIFEILTAWADGPNMITQCPIQPGHSYTQKFTITGQEGTLWWHAHASVIRATVYGALIIRPRQGTKGYPFPKPDKEVPILLGEWWNANVVDLANEAFLNGTSLSASDAFTINGKTGDQYPCSKEDTYKLEVEKGKTYLLRIINAALDNQLFFKIAGHRFTVVAVDASYTKPYETDVIVIAPGQTVDALMVADATPARYYMAALAYVSRDNSSNLPFDNTTTTGIVRYKSASPSSQPVMPTMPSFFDNDLAFRFYSSLTGLCRPGDGTVPLHVDEHMFVTVGLNFAACLPSQVNCITQSLAASMNNASFMFPTTMSLLEADYKGVEGVYTDDFPDYPPVFFDFTNASVNSDTALTFTTKSTKVKKVKYNTTVEMVLQNTAIVGIESHPMHIHSFNFFVVAQGFGNYDRATAEKSYNLVDPQERNTVAVPTGGWAVIRFTANNPGMWIMHCHFDSHLLLGLATAFEVENGPTPESTLPPPPPDYPAC from the exons ATGGCACGGTTGGTGTTCATATTGGGAATTGCTCTCGCCCTTGTCGCATCCATGGCAGATGCTGCAGTTGTCGAACGCACGTTCCGA GTTGGCAACCTCACGGTAAGTCGATTGTGCGAGAGCACAGTGATCAATGCCGTGAATGGCCGGCTTCCGGGCCCAACCCTAGATGTCCGCGAGGGCGATACGGTGGTGGTTCATGTCATCAATGACTCGCCCTACAACATTACCATCCACTG GCACGGCATATTTGAGATACTGACTGCTTGGGCCGACGGGCCAAATATGATAACGCAGTGCCCGATACAACCAGGGCACAGCTACACCCAGAAATTCACCATTACCGGCCAAGAGGGCACTCTGTGGTGGCATGCCCATGCCTCGGTCATCCGAGCAACAGTCTACGGTGCTCTCATAATCAGACCCAGACAAGGCACCAAAGGCTACCCTTTCCCCAAACCCGACAAGGAAGTACCCATCCTACTCg GTGAGTGGTGGAACGCGAACGTAGTTGACTTGGCCAATGAAGCCTTTCTTAACGGCACCAGTCTCAGTGCCTCCGACGCATTTACCATCAATGGAAAAACCGGTGACCAGTACCCATGCTCAAAAGAAG ACACCTACAAGCTGGAAGTGGAGAAGGGAAAGACCTACTTGCTCCGGATCATCAACGCTGCACTCGATAACCAGCTCTTCTTCAAGATCGCCGGGCACCGCTTCACCGTGGTAGCCGTGGATGCTAGCTACACCAAGCCCTACGAGACCGATGTGATCGTCATCGCCCCCGGCCAGACCGTCGATGCCCTCATGGTGGCCGATGCGACCCCGGCACGCTACTACATGGCCGCCCTCGCGTACGTCAGCCGGGATAACAGCTCGAATCTACCCTTCGATAACACAACAACCACGGGCATCGTTCGATACAAATCCGCCTCGCCATCTTCGCAACCCGTGATGCCGACCATGCCCTCCTTCTTCGACAACGATCTGGCCTTCCGCTTCTATTCCAGCCTAACCGGTCTCTGCAGGCCGGGGGACGGCACCGTCCCTCTCCATGTCGACGAGCACATGTTCGTCACGGTCGGGTTGAACTTTGCTGCTTGCCTGCCGAGTCAAGTGAACTGCATCACGCAATCGCTCGCCGCCAGCATGAACAACGCGTCCTTCATGTTCCCCACCACCATGTCGCTGCTGGAGGCAGATTATAAGGGTGTGGAGGGGGTTTACACGGACGACTTCCCCGACTACCCGCCGGTGTTCTTCGATTTCACGAACGCCTCCGTGAACTCAGATACAGCGCTGACGTTCACGACCAAGTCTACCAAGGTGAAGAAGGTCAAGTACAACACGACGGTGGAGATGGTGCTGCAGAACACGGCGATAGTGGGGATCGAGAGCCACCCGATGCACATCCATAGTTTCAACTTCTTCGTGGTGGCGCAAGGGTTCGGAAACTACGACAGAGCCACGGCAGAGAAGAGCTACAACCTGGTGGATCCACAGGAGAGGAACACCGTCGCCGTTCCGACCGGCGGTTGGGCTGTCATCCGATTCACTGCCAATAATCCAG GTATGTGGATCATGCACTGCCACTTCGACTCCCACCTGCTGCTGGGGCTGGCGACGGCTTTCGAGGTGGAGAATGGACCCACCCCTGAATCCACCCTCCCCCCACCCCCTCCGGATTATCCCGCTTGTTAG